A genomic segment from Bacillus rossius redtenbacheri isolate Brsri chromosome 5, Brsri_v3, whole genome shotgun sequence encodes:
- the LOC134531569 gene encoding uncharacterized protein LOC134531569, whose protein sequence is MAGRKKDPIWIHFVEEPTLSGKGLKATCKSCGKQLMGLVARMKKHIETCQKEETEEDHLCESESAQRSCRGNDSLAIVRKTGGQISSSTSQGPSMQTKRTHHNENNGDSEIKKKFHQTLVDTHLVKTNSNQKCILDEQVARYIYATNSPFRQVDHPEFKKMVSLLRPGYKPPTHVQIGGDLLDTLYTAEREKCATCLEGKTVCLSLDGWSNIHNDPIICVAVTASLGEVYLVDTIDTSGHSHTADYLVHVAKAAVAKCEREFKCLVRSIVTDNTGNVRKMRSDLEKEDLNFITYGCSAHLLNLLAKDLQVPNVKEHVVEIVKYFRNNHFAHAKYKQEGGQQLILPQDVRWNTTVDCLSAYIKYWPVLVKICEENRTAINDNIYRKVMNVVIKRNAEDMLRCLKPVAIALDKVQKDSSTISTAVDVWKSLKQCLEDENLNADSMEKFSSRYHQALDGAHFLAYLVDPRFCGQHLTADERSEALSFANNRYKHIKSLLPIIIKFQAKSTPFHNFLFDENVISKVSPIDWWKMNINSDTTKVMDVIEPLLTATASSASVERIFSTFGLVQSTLRNRLGTEKAAKLVFLFKILNR, encoded by the exons ATGGCTGGAAGAAAGAAGGACCCAATATGGATCCATTTTGTTGAAGAACCAACATTGTCAGGAAAAGGTCTGAAAGCTACCTGCAAGTCATGTGGAAAACAGTTAATGGGGTTGGTTGCCAGAATGAAAAAACATATTGAAACATGTCAGAAGGAAGAAACAGAAGAGGATCATCTGTGTGAATCAGAATCAGCACAGAGAAGTTGCAGAG GTAACGATTCATTGGCCATTGTGAGAAAAACCGGTGGGCAAATATCATCTTCGACTTCCCAAGGGCCTTCTATGCAAACGAAGAGAACACATCACAATGAAAACAATGGCGAtagtgagattaaaaaaaaatttcatcaaacccTTGTTGACACACATCTAGTAAAAACCAACAGTAATCAAAAATGTATTCTTGATGAACAGGTTGCTCGATACATATATGCTACAAATTCTCCTTTCCGGCAAGTAGATCACCCAGAATTCAAGAAGATGGTAAGTTTGTTGCGTCCTGGATATAAACCACCCACTCATGTTCAGATTGGGGGTGATCTGTTAGATACTTTATACACTGCCGAGAGAGAGAAGTGTGCGACATGTTTGGAAGGAAAAACTGTATGCTTAAGTTTAGATGGGTGGTCAAATATCCATAATGATCCTATCATTTGTGTAGCTGTAACTGCCAGTTTAGGAGAAGTTTATCTGGTAGATACAATTGACACATCAGGTCATTCACACACAGCTGATTATTTGGTACATGTAGCGAAAGCTGCTGTAGCCAAATGTGAACGTGAATTCAAGTGTTTAGTTCGCAGTATTGTGACAGACAACACTGGAAATGTGAGAAAAATGCGTTCAGACCTAGAAAAAGAAGATTTAAATTTTATCACATATGGTTGTTCAGCACATCTTTTGAATCTACTAGCTAAAGATTTGCAGGTACCTAATGTGAAAGAACATGTGGTAGAGATTGTTAAGTACTTCCGCAATAATCATTTTGCACACGCTAAGTACAAGCAAGAAGGTGGACAACAGCTTATACTACCTCAAGATGTTCGCTGGAACACAACAGTTGACTGCCTGTCAGCATACATAAAATACTGGCCAGTTCTCGTGAAAATCTGTGAAGAAAATCGCACTGCAattaatgataatatttacagaaaagtgaTGAATGTCGTTATAAAGAGGAACGCAGAGGATATGCTGAGGTGTCTGAAACCAGTGGCCATTGCACTCGATAAGGTTCAGAAAGATAGCAGTACAATTTCCACTGCTGTTGATGTGTGGAAAAGTCTAAAACAATGTCTTGAAGATGAAAACCTGAATGCAGACAGCATGGAGAAATTTTCCAGTCGCTACCATCAGGCACTGGATGGAGCACATTTCCTGGCGTATCTTGTAGACCCACGGTTCTGTGGTCAACATTTGACAGCTGATGAGCGATCTGAAGCTCTTTCATTTGCAAACAACCGATACAAACACATTAAGTCTTTATTGCCCATAATTATTAAGTTCCAAGCAAAATCTACTCCCTTCCACAACTTTTTGTTCGATGAAAATGTCATCTCAAAAGTGTCGCCAATAGACTGGTGGAAAATGAACATCAATTCAGATACTACTAAAGTTATGGATGTCATAGAACCACTGTTAACAGCAACTGCGTCATCTGCATCAGTGGAAAGAATCTTTTCGACATttggtttggttcagtcaacattaagaaatcgactgggtacagaaaaagctgcaaaacttgtatttttgtttaaaattttaaataggtaa